Within Stella humosa, the genomic segment CGTCATCACCCCCATCGGCCGCATCCGCAACCCGGAGGGCGAGTTCGTGGCGGGCGCCGCGGGCACGGCCGGCGGCCCGGTCACCCAGCGCCTGCGCAAGACGCTGGTCGATATCCAGCAGGGCAAAGCGGCCGACCCGCACGGCTGGGTGCACACGGTTTTCTGAGGGATCGGCGGCAGGGGGCAGACACCACGGTCCAGCCCCTTGCATCGCCCCTACCCCTCGCCTTTTGGCCGTTATATGGTTGCCGCCTGCTCAATCATGAGATGGGTCCCGAGGTCATGAAGACAGCGAAGCTGCGCCCCTTCCGGCAAAATCGCTCCCGCGCGGCGCTGCTGGCGATAGCCGCAATGACCGCCGTCGCCGGCCAGGCGCACGCCGCCTCGTGCCAGGACGTGGCCGTGCTCGAGACCCGCATGAGCCTGACCAACACCGGCGAGCGCATGTTCAGCTTCCGGGCGACCGCCAAGGACACCACACGCCCGCTGCACGGCACCGTCACCATCGGCAAGGTCGACCCGCCGCTGCTTCAGCAGTCCCCCTCGCTCAGCGTGGACATCGCCGCCAACGGCCGCATGAGCTGGATGCTGTTCGCCAGGACATCGGACCTCATCACCGCCCTGCCGACCTATCTGCCCGTCTACGACCGGTCGGCCAGCACGGCCGCCTACGAGGTCGGGCTGGAGAACTGCTCGACCAACTAGGGCGCTTCCGGCCCGGCCTTGCGAAAAGGCAGGCGGTCGCCCGCCCTACCCCCGCCTGTCCTCGATGACCTTGGCGTCCGGGGCGATGGCGGGGTGCAGGGCCACCTCGCCCCGCAGCTTGGTCACGGCCTGCAAGGTGTCGGCGATGCGGGACGCCAGGGCGGCACCGCTTCCCGGGGCTTCGCACTCCAGCGTCATCTGGTCCCGCCCGCCCTCGCTCGACACCACCAGCCGGGCGCGTGCGATCTCCGGGTGGCGGCGCACCACCTCGGCCACCTGGGCCGGGTGGACGAACATGCCGCGCACCTTGGTCGTCTGGTCGGCGCGGCCCATCCAGCCCTTGATGCGGGCGTTGGTGCGGCCGCAGGGGCTGGCGCCGGCGAGGATGGCCGACACGTCACCGGTGGCGAACCGGATGAGCGGATAGTCGCGGTTGAAGGTCGTGACGACGACCTCGCCAGGCTCGCCGTCTGGCACCGGGTCGCCGGTGCCCGGCCGCACGATCTCGACGATGACGCCCTCGTCGACGATCATGCCCTCGCGCGCCGTACTCTCATAGGCGATGAGGCCGAGGTCGGCGGTGCCGTAGCATTGCAGGACGGCGACGCCGCGGCCGGCCAGGTCCTGGCGCAGGGCCGGCGGCAGCGCCTCGCCGGAGACCAGCGCCTTGGTCATGGACGAGACGTCGGCGCCCAGCTCGGCCGCCTTTTCCAGGATGATCTTCAGGAAGGAGGGCGTGCCGGAATAGCCGTGCGGGCGCAGGTCGGCGATCGCGCGCACCTGCTGCTCGGTCTGGCCGACGCCGCCCGGAATGACCGCGCAGCCGATGGTGTGGGCGGCCGATTCCAGCATCGCGCCGGCCGGCGTCAGGTGATAGCTGAAGCAGTTGTGCAGCACCTCGCCCGGGCGGAAGCCGGCGGCGTGCAGCGCGCGCGCGAAGCGCCACCAGTCGCGCCCGTGCCCCTCCGGGTCGTAGATCGGGCCGGGCGAGGCGAACAGGCGCGCCAGGCCGGATGACGGCGTGGCATTCAGGCCGCCGAAGGGCGGAACCCGCTGCTGCTGCGCGATCAGGTCGCTCTTGCGGGTGACCGGCAGGGCGGCCAGCGCCGTGCGCGTCGTCACCGACGCCGGGTCGATCCCGGCCAGGCTGTCGGCATAGTAGGGCGCATGGGTGCGAGCATGAGCGACCTGCACCGGCAGGGCCGCCATCAGGGCAGCCTCGCGCGCCTCGGGCGGGCGGGTCTCTAGCTCGTCGAAGAAGGGTCCGATCATCACAGCCAGCGTTTGCGCCGCTTGTAGGATTTCAGGTTCTTGAAGGACTTGCGGTCCTCGCCGCCGCCGCCGCCGAGGTAGAATTCCTTCACGTCCTCGTTCTGGGCGAGTGCGTCAGCCGTTCCGTCCAGCACCACTTTGCCGCGCTCCATGATGTAGCCGTAGCTGGCGACCTGGAGGGCCATGCGGGCGTTCTGTTCCACCAGCAGGATGGTGACGCCGAGGTCGGCGACGAGCTGGCGGATGATGTGGAACACCTCCTGCACCAGGAAGGGGGACAGGCCCATGGAGGGCTCGTCCATCAGGATCAGCTTGGGCTTGGCCATCAGCGCGCGGCCGATCGCCAGCATCTGCTGTTCGCCGCCCGAGAGGTAACCGGCGAGGCCCGTGCGTTCCTTCAGGCGCGGGAAATACTGGTAGACCATGTCGATGTCGGCGGCGATGCGGCCACGATCGGCGCGCGGCCGCGTGAAGGCGCCGAGCCGCAGGTTCTCCAGGCAGGTCATGTCGGCGATGATGCGGCGCCCCTCCATCACCTGGAAGATGCCGCGGCGCACGATCGCCTCCGGCTCCAGCCCCTGGATGGGCTGGCCGTCGAACAGCACCTCGCCGCGGGTGATGGCGCCGTCCTCGGTCTTCAGCAGGCCCGAGATCGCCTTCAGCGTCGTCGACTTGCCGGCACCGTTGGCCCCAAGCAGGGCCACGATCTGCCCCGGCGGCACGGCCAGCGACAGGCCGCGCAGCACGAGGATGACGTCGGCATAGACGACCTCGATATTGTTCACCGCCAGCAGCGGCCGCACCGATGGCACGGCCGCCGCGGGCGGGGACAGGGCGGGCTCGGCCGCGACGCTCATGCCGGCTGGCCCGCCGGTGCCGCGCCTACCAGCCGAGCCATTCCGGCTTGCGCGGCAGGTTGACCACGGTGACCTTCTCCATCTTCACTGCGCCCGACTTGATCAGGTCGTTCAGCGGCGCGTCGGTGGCGGCCGTCACCCGGGCGCGATAGAGCTGCACCTCGGTCGTCGGGCGATGGTCGGTCTTGGTCCAGGTGGACGGCACGCACACGCCCTCCATGCCCTTGGGCACCCAGTCCTTCTTGGCATACATGCCGTCGCGGATCTTGAGGGCCGTGATGCCGCCATTGGCATTGGCCCACTCCATCGCTTCCTTGATGTAGAAGGCGGTGCAGATGCCGGCGATGTAGTGCAGCGGTCGGTAGTTGTCCGCGCCGCCGATCTCGCGCACGGTCTTCATGCCGGGGGCCTCGTCGGTCCACAGCGTGCGGGTGCGCACCGGGATGACGACGCCGTCGGCGGCATTGCCGGCGGCCTTGGCCGCGTTCTCGTCCATGCCCCAGACATTGCCCATGAACTGCACGTCGACGCCGGCGTTCTTGCACGCCTTCAACACCGAGACGTTCGAGCCGGCCGTGTTGCCGAGATAGGCGTAGTTGGCGCCGGACTGCTTCAGCGTCAGGCACTGGGCGGTGTAGTCGCCGGGCGTCAGCGCGAACTGGATCGCCGGCAGCACGTCGAAGCCAAGCTCCTTGGCCAGGTCCTCGGCCGCGGCCTTGGGCGCGTTCGGGTAGGGATGGTTGGCGCCCATGTGGACGTATTTCGGCTTGCCCTGCCCGCCCTTCTTCTTCCAGTCGTCGGCCGCCCAGGTGACCAGCGCGCGCGCCGCGTCGGAATAGGACGGGCCGTAGAAGAAGTTGAAGGGGGCGGCCGCCGTCGACTTCTCGGCCTGGCCGGTCGGGTCGGTCAGCGAGCCGGCATAGGAGCCGGAGATGTAGGGGATCTGGTCCTTGGAGACGAAGGTGATCAGCGCCTCGGTATCGGCCGTGCCCCAGCCGAAGATGGCCACCACCTTGTCGCGGCCGGTCCATTTCTTGTAGGTCGCGATCGAGCGCGGCACCTGGTAGCCGTAGTCGACGGTGTCGAGGTTCACCTGGCGCTTGGCGACGCCGCCATTCTTGTTGATCCAGGCCATGGCATCGGCGACGCCTTCGCCGAACGGCTTGCCCACGTCCGAGGTGGCGCCGCTGTAGTCGGCCAGATGCCCGACATTGATCTTCTGCTGGGCCGCGGCCGGCGCCGCGATCAGGGCTGCCGCCGCGGCGGTCAGCACCATGGGCTTCATGCGCATTGTCGTTCCTCCCGAAGTATTCTCGTTTAGGGCGAGCCTAGTATGAAAAGGGATAGAGCTTCCAGTACGCCTTGACCTGCCGCCAGCGGTGGGCGAGGCCGTCCGGCTCGAACACCAGGAACAGGATGATCGTGACGCCGATCGCCACCTCGCGCAGGTAGGACAGGTTCTCCTTCAGCCCCAGCGCGCGGTCGATGCTGGTGCCGGCGAGCAGGCCGGTCAGCGCGTCCATCACCTCGGGCAGGAGCACCATGAACGCGGTGCCCATCAGCGATCCCATGATCGAGCCCAGCCCGCCGATGATGATCATGCCGAGGAACTGGATCGAGAAGAGGATGGTGAAGCCCTCGACCGACACGAACCCCAGATAGTGGCCGTAGAGGGCGCCGCCGATGCCGGCATAGAAGGACGAGATGCCGAACGACATGGTCCGGTATTTCGTCAGGTTGATGCCCATCATCTCGGCCGAGAGATAATGGTCGCGCACCGCCACCAGGGCCCGGCCGTCGCGCGTGCGCATCAGGTTGGCGGCCGCCAGGTAGAGGGCCACCACATAGGCCAGCACGACGTAGAAGAAGGTGGCGTCGGTGTCGAAGGCGAAGCCGAAGATGGTGAACGGAGCCGCCGGCGCGCCGTGCGTGCCGCCCGAGAACCAGTCGGCCCGGCCGAAGAAATCCTGCAGGATGAACTGCGCGGCCAGTGTCGCGATGGCGAGGTAGAGCCCCTTCAGCCGGGCGGCGGGGATGCCGAACAGCATGCCGACCGCCGTCGCCATCAGGCCCGCCAGCGGGATCGAGAAGAAGACCGGGATGCCGAACTTGTTGTTGAGGAAGGGCGAGGCGAAGGCGCCGAAGCCGAAGAAGGCCGCGTGCCCGATCGAGATTTGCCCGGTGAACCCCACCAGGATGTTGAGGCCGAGTGCGGCGATGCCGAGATAGCCGATCTGGATCAGCAGCGAGAGCTCGTATTTCAGCTCGATTCCGGACGTCTCGGAAATGATCGGCAGCAGGCAAAGCAGCAGCACCCCCGCCAGGCAGAACCAGCGGCTGGCGGCGGTGTCGAAGATGCGGGTGTCCGACGCGTAGTCGGACTTGAAGTCGCCGCAGGGGCGGAAGCCGGGGCTGGCCATGGCCCTACACCCGCTCGATGTCGCGGGTGCCGAACAGCCCGTACGGCTTGATCATCAGGATCACGATCAGCACCCAGAAGGGCACCACCTCGATCAGGTTGCCCCAGTGCAGCCACTGGCTGTCGACGAAGTGGGCCATGTTCTCCAGCACCCCGATGATGACCCCGCCCAGCACGCCGCCGACGATGGAATCGAGCCCGCCCAGGATGACGGCGGGGAACACCTTGATGCCGATGAAGGAGAGCGCCGAGGAGACGCCGTTGACGACGCCGACGACCACGCCCGCCACCGCCGAGACGGCGGCCGAGATGGCCCAGGCCATGGCGAAGACGCTGCGGATCGAGATGCCCAGCGACTGCGCCACCTGCTGGTCGAAGGCAGTCGCTCGCATCGCCAGGCCCATGCGCGTGGCTTTGAAGAAGTAGGCGAAGCCGGCCATGATCCCGACCGACACGACCAGGCTGACGAGATAGACCGTCCGCACCTCCAGCCCGAACACGGCCACGGACTCCCGCTCGAAGATCGGCGGGAAGGGTTGGGCGAAGACGCCGAAAGCCCATTTCATCAGCGCCTGGAAGACGATCGACAGGCCGATCGTCACCATGATGACCGAGATCACCGGCTCGCCGATCATCGGCCGCAGCACGACGACCTGGATCAGGATGCCGAAGATGACCATGAAGACCAGGGTCATCAGGAAGCCCCATATGAAGGGGATCTGATACTTGGTCAGGAAGAACCAGCACACCCAGGCGCCGATCAACACGAACTCGCCCTGGGCGAAGTTCACCACCTGGCTGGCCTTGTAGATCAGCACGAAGCACATGGCGACGACGCCATAGAGCGCGCCGACGATGAGGCCGTTTACCAGGAGCTGAAGAAAGAGGTTCCAGTCCATCCCCGCACGCTCCCGTCAGGCGGCCCGCGCCGTGCTGCTGCCGGCCCCGCTGCCAGCCAGATCGACCACCCGCAGCGTCGTGCGGATTCGCTGCCGGGTGCCATCCTGGAAGGCGATCGTGGTGTCCACCGGCACGGTCGCGGCACCGGCATAGACGGCGTCGATGATGTCGCCGTACTTTTCGTTGATGACGGCGCGGCGCACCTTGCGGGTGCGCGTCAGCTCGCCGTCGTCGGCATCCAGTTCCTTGTAGAGCAGCAGGAACTTCTGGATACGCTGGGCCTCCGGCAGCTTGGCATTGACCGCCGCCACCTCTGCCAGCAGCAGCGCATAGACCTCGTCCTTGGCAGCCAGGTCGCTGTAGGTGGTGAAGGCGATGCGGCGCTTCTCGGCCCATTTCGAGACGGTGGGGAAGCGGATGCAGACGATCGCCGCCAGATGGTCGCGCCCGTCGCCCAGGATCACCGCCTCGGCGACGTAGGGCGAGAATTTCAGCTTGTTCTCGATGTATTGCGGCGAGAAGCGATGGCCCCGGACCGTCGTCGCCATGTCGCGGATGCGGTCGATGACGACGAGGTGGCCCTTGGGGTCGAAATAGCCGGCATCGCCCGTATGCATCCAGCCGTCGCGCAGGTCGGCCAGCGTCGCTTCCTCGTTGCGGTAGTACCCCGCGAACAGGTTCGGGTGGCGGGTGACGATCTCGCCCACGCCCTGCCCGTCCGGCTGGTCGATGCGGATTTCCACGCCCTGGTCGAAGCCGACGCCGACGGTATCGAAATCGACGTCGCCGGCGCGGTGGATGGTGTAGGCGCCCAGCAGCTCGGTCTGGCCGTAGAGTTGGCGCAGCGGCACGCCCAGCGCCTGGAAGAAGCGGAACGTCTCGGGCCCCAGGGCCGAGCCGCCGGTGGCAGCCGATTTCAGGCGCGAGAAGCCGAGCCGGTCGCGCAGCGCGCGGAACAGCACCTGCTCGGCCAGCCAGGAGCGGCCGCCGCCGTCCAGCGCCCGGGCCCCCAGCTTCATGCCGAGATCGAACAGGCGCTGCTTCAGGGGCGAGGCATCCATCATGCGCGCCCGCACGTCGGCCGCCATCGCCTCCCACACCCGCGGGGCGAAAAGGACGAAGGTGGCGCCGACCTCGCGGAAGTCGGCCATCATCGTCTCGGGCTCCTCGACGAAGTTCACCCGCATGCCGCAGACGAGCCATTTCCCGACGGCGTAGATCTGCTCCATGATCCAGGGCAGCGGCAGGACCGAGACATACTCGTCGTCGGCATCCTTGGGATCGGCCGCCAGGTAGGAGCGGCAGTGGCGGATGATGGAGCCGCCCGACAGCATCGCCACCTTGGGGTGGGACGTCGTGCCCGACGTGGTGCAGAGCACGGCCACATCGTCGGCCGCGCCGGCCGCGACCAAGTCTTCGAACCGCCGCGGCTCGGCCGTCGCCCGCGCCCGGCCCGCGGCCAGCAGGTCGGCCAGTGGCAGCAGGCGGGGGTCCTCGTACTTCCGCATGCCGCGCGGGTCGGCATAGACGATGTGGCGCACCGTCGGGATGCGGTCTTCCAGGCCCAGCAGCTTGTCGACCTGTTCCTCGTCCTCGGCCAGGATGACGGCGATGCCGGCATGGGTGATGAGGTAGGCGACCTCGTCTTCCAGCGCATCGCGATAGATGCCGAGGCTCATGGCGCCCAGCGCATGGGTCGCGACCTCGCCCATCACCCAGTCGGGCCGGTTGTCGCCGATGATGCCGACCACCTGGCCGCGGCCGACGCCCAGTCCCTCCAGCCCCAGCGCCGTGTCGCGCGTGCGCGCCAGCACCTCGCCCCAGGCGAGCGCCCGCCAGATGCCGAACTCCTTCTCGCGCATGGCAACGGCGGCGGCATTGGCGGTGCCGTTGTGCAGCAGCAGCTTGGGCAGCGTGTCGCAGCGATCGAAGTCGGCCGGGCTCCAGCTCATCGCCCGGCCTCCGCTTCGGCCGCTTCCACATCCTCGTCGTCGGCCACGCCCAGATAGGCGCGGCGCACCTGCGGATGGGCCATCACCTCGGCCGGCAGACCCAGCGCGATACGGCGGCCGAAATCCAGCACCATGACCCGGTGCGAGATGTCCATGACCACGCCCATGTCGTGCTCGATCATCACCACCGTCATCCCCCACTCCTCGTTGAGGTCGACGATGTAGCGGGCCATGTCCTCCTTCTCTTCGAGGTTCATGCCGGCCATGGGCTCGTCCAGCAGGATCAGCTCGGGCTTCAGGGCGATGGCGCGGGCCAGTTCCACCCGCTTGCGCAGGCCATAGGAAAGCGTGCCGGCCGTGGCCTTGCGGACGTGCTGGATCTCCAGGAAGTCGATGATCTCCTCGACCTCGCGGCGATGGGCCAGCTCCTCCTTCTGCGCGCCGCCCAGCCAGTAGAGGGCGCCCGACAGCACGTTCGAGCGCAAGAGGTGGTGGCGCCCGACCATGATGTTGTCGAGCACGCTCATATGGCCGAAGAGCGCGAGATTCTGGAAGGTTCGGCCGATGCCGATGGTAGCGCGGTGGTTGGGCGAGAGCTGGGTGACATCGCGCCCCTGGAAGCGGATCGTCCCCTTCTGCGGCCGGTAGCGGCCGGAGATGCAGTTCAGCATCGAGGTCTTGCCGGCCCCGTTCGGGCCGATGATGGCGAACAGCTCGCCCTTGGCGACGCCGAAGCCGACCTCGGTCAGCGCGCGCACGCCGCCGAAGGCGAGGCTGATGTCCTCGACCGTCAGGATCTGCGCGGGTGGCGTGATGATCGTATCGCCCAAGCGGGCACCCCTCCCCCGGCGGCGGGCGCTCTGCTGTTCGACTCGTCGGCACCCTTCCGCTGCGACATAGAGCTATCCGGCTGCCGGGGCCAAGGCAACACCGCCGATGGGAGCGCCGGTTTCAGCCGACGGAAATCAATATCTGCGTATGCCCGCATCCATCGGGCGAGCCGGTGTTCCCTTGAACTCCGGCAGGTCTTCATCCAGCCCGATGGATTGGAATCGCCGTGCGATCCGAGCCGCTATGTGTTCCGATGCCGGCGGCTCGATGCGTACGGCATCGCCCAGAACTTCCCGGACGGTGGCCTCCAGGCTCTGGCCACGGCTTTGCGCGAGAGCGCGCAGCCTTTCCATCACATCCTGGTCGATATCCCCCACCGTAAGTTGGGCCATGCCGGCATCGCCATCGATTTTGCAGCTACGATGGCAACGCCGGACACGGTTCGCAATCGCTCAGTAGCGATAGTGCTCCGGCTTGTAGGGGCCGGCATCCTTCACGCCGATATAGTCGGCCTGGGCGGCGGACAGCTTGGTCAGGCGGGCGCCCAGCTTGTCGAGATGGAGGGCGGCCACCTTCTCGTCCAGGTGCTTGGGCAGGACGTAGACCTGCCGCTCGTAGCGGCCGACATTGTTCCAGAGCTCGATCTGCGCCAGCACCTGGTTGGTGAAGGACGCGCTCATCACGAAGCTCGGGTGGCCGGTGGCGCAGCCGAGATTGACCAGGCGGCCCTTGGCCAGGACGATCAGGCGCTTGCCGTCGGGGAAGACCACCTCGTCGACCTGCGGCTTCACCTCGTCCCAGGTGTAGTTGGAGAGGGACGCGATCTGGATCTCGCTGTCGAAGTGGCCGATGTTGCAGACGATCGCCCGGTCCTTCATCTGCCGCATATGGTCGAGCGTGATGACGTCGATGTTGCCGGTCGCGGTGACGAAGATGTCACCCATGGACGCGGCATCGTCCATCGTCACCACCTGGTAGCCTTCCATCGCCGCCTGCAAGGCGCAGATCGGGTCGATCTCGGTCACCATGACGCGGGCGCCCTGGCTGCGCAGCGAGGCGGCCGAGCCCTTGCCGACATCGCCATAGCCGGCGACGACGGCGATCTTGCCAGCCAGCATCACGTCGGTCGCGCGCTTGATGCCGTCGACCAGGCTCTCGCGCACACCATAGAGGTTGTCGAACTTCGACTTGGTGACGCTGTCGTTGACGTTGATCGCCGGGATCTTGAGCGTGCCCTTGCGCGCCATCTCGTAGAGGCGGTGGACGCCGGTCGTCGTCTCCTCGGACACGCCCTTCACGTCGGCCAGCAGTTCCGGATAGCGCTCGTGCATGATGATGGTCATGTCGCCGCCGTCATCCAGCAGCATGTTCGGGCGCCAGCCCGGCTTGCCGTCGATGTCCGGGCCCTTGATCGTCTGCTCGATGCACCAGTCGTATTCTTCCTCGGTCTCGCCCTTCCAGGCGAACACGGGGACGCCGACGGCGGCGATCGCGGCCGCGGCCTGGTCCTGGGTCGAGAAGATGTTGCACGAGCTCCAGCGCACCGAGGCGCCGAGATGGACCAGCGTCTCGATCAGGACGGCGGTCTGGATGGTCATGTGCAGGCAGCCGGCGACGCGCGCGCCCTTCAGCGGCTGCGACTTACCGAACTCGGCGCGCAGCGCCATCAGGCCCGGCATCTCCGTCTCGGCGATGGCGATTTCCTTGCGGCCCCAGTCGGCGAGGCCGATGTCCTTAACCTTGAAGTCGGGCGAAGCGGCAGCGGCCATGGATAGATCCCCTCGGGAAGGTAGGTATCCCCCCGAATAGCAACGGCCGCCGCGCGACGCAACAAGAAATAAAGATATCTTTATGTCATGGCGCTCAGCGCGGCGACGGCGCCTCCAGCCGGCGGAGCAGTTCCGGCGTCGCCAGCCCGTCCTGGGCGATGCCCTCGTCGCGCTGGAAACGGCGGATGGCATC encodes:
- a CDS encoding ABC transporter substrate-binding protein, giving the protein MRMKPMVLTAAAAALIAAPAAAQQKINVGHLADYSGATSDVGKPFGEGVADAMAWINKNGGVAKRQVNLDTVDYGYQVPRSIATYKKWTGRDKVVAIFGWGTADTEALITFVSKDQIPYISGSYAGSLTDPTGQAEKSTAAAPFNFFYGPSYSDAARALVTWAADDWKKKGGQGKPKYVHMGANHPYPNAPKAAAEDLAKELGFDVLPAIQFALTPGDYTAQCLTLKQSGANYAYLGNTAGSNVSVLKACKNAGVDVQFMGNVWGMDENAAKAAGNAADGVVIPVRTRTLWTDEAPGMKTVREIGGADNYRPLHYIAGICTAFYIKEAMEWANANGGITALKIRDGMYAKKDWVPKGMEGVCVPSTWTKTDHRPTTEVQLYRARVTAATDAPLNDLIKSGAVKMEKVTVVNLPRKPEWLGW
- a CDS encoding FitA-like ribbon-helix-helix domain-containing protein, which encodes MAQLTVGDIDQDVMERLRALAQSRGQSLEATVREVLGDAVRIEPPASEHIAARIARRFQSIGLDEDLPEFKGTPARPMDAGIRRY
- the ahcY gene encoding adenosylhomocysteinase, producing MAAAASPDFKVKDIGLADWGRKEIAIAETEMPGLMALRAEFGKSQPLKGARVAGCLHMTIQTAVLIETLVHLGASVRWSSCNIFSTQDQAAAAIAAVGVPVFAWKGETEEEYDWCIEQTIKGPDIDGKPGWRPNMLLDDGGDMTIIMHERYPELLADVKGVSEETTTGVHRLYEMARKGTLKIPAINVNDSVTKSKFDNLYGVRESLVDGIKRATDVMLAGKIAVVAGYGDVGKGSAASLRSQGARVMVTEIDPICALQAAMEGYQVVTMDDAASMGDIFVTATGNIDVITLDHMRQMKDRAIVCNIGHFDSEIQIASLSNYTWDEVKPQVDEVVFPDGKRLIVLAKGRLVNLGCATGHPSFVMSASFTNQVLAQIELWNNVGRYERQVYVLPKHLDEKVAALHLDKLGARLTKLSAAQADYIGVKDAGPYKPEHYRY
- a CDS encoding ABC transporter ATP-binding protein; the encoded protein is MGDTIITPPAQILTVEDISLAFGGVRALTEVGFGVAKGELFAIIGPNGAGKTSMLNCISGRYRPQKGTIRFQGRDVTQLSPNHRATIGIGRTFQNLALFGHMSVLDNIMVGRHHLLRSNVLSGALYWLGGAQKEELAHRREVEEIIDFLEIQHVRKATAGTLSYGLRKRVELARAIALKPELILLDEPMAGMNLEEKEDMARYIVDLNEEWGMTVVMIEHDMGVVMDISHRVMVLDFGRRIALGLPAEVMAHPQVRRAYLGVADDEDVEAAEAEAGR
- a CDS encoding ABC transporter ATP-binding protein; its protein translation is MSVAAEPALSPPAAAVPSVRPLLAVNNIEVVYADVILVLRGLSLAVPPGQIVALLGANGAGKSTTLKAISGLLKTEDGAITRGEVLFDGQPIQGLEPEAIVRRGIFQVMEGRRIIADMTCLENLRLGAFTRPRADRGRIAADIDMVYQYFPRLKERTGLAGYLSGGEQQMLAIGRALMAKPKLILMDEPSMGLSPFLVQEVFHIIRQLVADLGVTILLVEQNARMALQVASYGYIMERGKVVLDGTADALAQNEDVKEFYLGGGGGEDRKSFKNLKSYKRRKRWL
- a CDS encoding branched-chain amino acid ABC transporter permease, giving the protein MDWNLFLQLLVNGLIVGALYGVVAMCFVLIYKASQVVNFAQGEFVLIGAWVCWFFLTKYQIPFIWGFLMTLVFMVIFGILIQVVVLRPMIGEPVISVIMVTIGLSIVFQALMKWAFGVFAQPFPPIFERESVAVFGLEVRTVYLVSLVVSVGIMAGFAYFFKATRMGLAMRATAFDQQVAQSLGISIRSVFAMAWAISAAVSAVAGVVVGVVNGVSSALSFIGIKVFPAVILGGLDSIVGGVLGGVIIGVLENMAHFVDSQWLHWGNLIEVVPFWVLIVILMIKPYGLFGTRDIERV
- a CDS encoding AMP-binding protein, producing the protein MSWSPADFDRCDTLPKLLLHNGTANAAAVAMREKEFGIWRALAWGEVLARTRDTALGLEGLGVGRGQVVGIIGDNRPDWVMGEVATHALGAMSLGIYRDALEDEVAYLITHAGIAVILAEDEEQVDKLLGLEDRIPTVRHIVYADPRGMRKYEDPRLLPLADLLAAGRARATAEPRRFEDLVAAGAADDVAVLCTTSGTTSHPKVAMLSGGSIIRHCRSYLAADPKDADDEYVSVLPLPWIMEQIYAVGKWLVCGMRVNFVEEPETMMADFREVGATFVLFAPRVWEAMAADVRARMMDASPLKQRLFDLGMKLGARALDGGGRSWLAEQVLFRALRDRLGFSRLKSAATGGSALGPETFRFFQALGVPLRQLYGQTELLGAYTIHRAGDVDFDTVGVGFDQGVEIRIDQPDGQGVGEIVTRHPNLFAGYYRNEEATLADLRDGWMHTGDAGYFDPKGHLVVIDRIRDMATTVRGHRFSPQYIENKLKFSPYVAEAVILGDGRDHLAAIVCIRFPTVSKWAEKRRIAFTTYSDLAAKDEVYALLLAEVAAVNAKLPEAQRIQKFLLLYKELDADDGELTRTRKVRRAVINEKYGDIIDAVYAGAATVPVDTTIAFQDGTRQRIRTTLRVVDLAGSGAGSSTARAA
- a CDS encoding phenylacetate--CoA ligase family protein, producing MIGPFFDELETRPPEAREAALMAALPVQVAHARTHAPYYADSLAGIDPASVTTRTALAALPVTRKSDLIAQQQRVPPFGGLNATPSSGLARLFASPGPIYDPEGHGRDWWRFARALHAAGFRPGEVLHNCFSYHLTPAGAMLESAAHTIGCAVIPGGVGQTEQQVRAIADLRPHGYSGTPSFLKIILEKAAELGADVSSMTKALVSGEALPPALRQDLAGRGVAVLQCYGTADLGLIAYESTAREGMIVDEGVIVEIVRPGTGDPVPDGEPGEVVVTTFNRDYPLIRFATGDVSAILAGASPCGRTNARIKGWMGRADQTTKVRGMFVHPAQVAEVVRRHPEIARARLVVSSEGGRDQMTLECEAPGSGAALASRIADTLQAVTKLRGEVALHPAIAPDAKVIEDRRG
- a CDS encoding branched-chain amino acid ABC transporter permease, with amino-acid sequence MASPGFRPCGDFKSDYASDTRIFDTAASRWFCLAGVLLLCLLPIISETSGIELKYELSLLIQIGYLGIAALGLNILVGFTGQISIGHAAFFGFGAFASPFLNNKFGIPVFFSIPLAGLMATAVGMLFGIPAARLKGLYLAIATLAAQFILQDFFGRADWFSGGTHGAPAAPFTIFGFAFDTDATFFYVVLAYVVALYLAAANLMRTRDGRALVAVRDHYLSAEMMGINLTKYRTMSFGISSFYAGIGGALYGHYLGFVSVEGFTILFSIQFLGMIIIGGLGSIMGSLMGTAFMVLLPEVMDALTGLLAGTSIDRALGLKENLSYLREVAIGVTIILFLVFEPDGLAHRWRQVKAYWKLYPFSY